A window of Rhizobium tumorigenes genomic DNA:
ACCATCGAGGCAACACGCCCCGGCAATTCACTGACGACCGGTAGAGTTTGCGGCCTCACCTCTACAACGGACACAGGCGTCGGTGGCGCCGCGGCGGCTTTCGTAGTGGCATCCTCGTTGCTGCAGGCCGTTATAGAGAGGGCGACGCACGCCCATAATGCAGTCCGCGTTACTGACATAGATAACGACATGGAATGTCCCCAGGTGAAGCTTTATGGAGAGAAGTCAGGCCACATCAACCAAAAACAAGATAAACGAGACAGTATCGTTTTCTGGATGAGAAAATGGTTTCTGAATTCAGCGGGTAGAGGCACCAGGGCCATATTCAAACAAACACTATCGCTGGCGATTTCAAGTACGACCGTCAACGGCTTAACGATTAGCCGCTGCTAATTCTCAGGCATCACTAGCGGCTTTGCCATTTGATCAATTAGAGAGTCTGCTCCCCTTTCGATGCCAATTTTTGAACCCTTCAAGCGCACAAACGTCGCACCAGCGTTCATTGCCATCGGATATTGCTTGGTGACGTAAGAAGACAACAGGCGACTGGTACTGGAATCGTAAATCTCAACGGCGTAGCTCACTGACCCAGCCATTGTCCCTTCCCGGCCTCGAACGGCCTGCGCAGTGTTGACCACGACGCCGCCGACATCCAAATGTGAGAGCGGTCCGAGAATGGGTGTGGTGTCCTTCGCTCCGGTCAGCGTCAGGTGCAGTCTAACGGTCTGGGGACCAGGGCTCTTGACAACTGCAAACCTCGTCTTCAGTCGCGACGTAAAGACATTCTGCATGTAGTCGGCAAGGACCGACTTGTCAGCGTTTGTGAGCTTGACGAACTGATTGTCCTCACCCCGGTAAATGGTGACCGGATCAATGATGATCTTGGTGTACTGCCGCCAGTCAACGGTAGTTGAGAAGCGGTACGGCACCCGACCAGATTTGTCCTCGGTGTTTGAGCGAAGCTGAGACCTAGATGCAAGTCCTGAGTAGGGCGTCGGATCTGCCGTGGTGCACCCAGATATGATAGAAGACAACGCGGCTAGCGAAATGGCGAATAATAGAGTTTTCAAATGTTGGCTCCAAGGTCGATGGCATCTCTGCCGTGGCCAACTTAGCTGTCTGAATGTTGCGGTGTTATTTGAAATGTTCAAAAATGTTCGACAGAAAGATTTGTGCATTTCCCGGCAGTCCAGGTGCGTGGCAGCACGACACCGTAATCTGTTCAAAACGCCGAAGTACATACGTTGGAAGTAAGATGTTGCCCCCTGGGAGCTATACATCCCCAGCCTCAGCGTGTGACTTACCTACCCTTCGTAATACTTCCGCATGTCCTCTGGTGGCGTGGTGATAGCGAGATAAACCAAAGCTTCCTCTCCAGTATTTTCAATACCATGAACGACGCATGGCGGTGTCCTAACGATTTCACCGGCACTGAGAGGGATGGATTGGTCGTCTTC
This region includes:
- a CDS encoding DUF3313 domain-containing protein, coding for MKTLLFAISLAALSSIISGCTTADPTPYSGLASRSQLRSNTEDKSGRVPYRFSTTVDWRQYTKIIIDPVTIYRGEDNQFVKLTNADKSVLADYMQNVFTSRLKTRFAVVKSPGPQTVRLHLTLTGAKDTTPILGPLSHLDVGGVVVNTAQAVRGREGTMAGSVSYAVEIYDSSTSRLLSSYVTKQYPMAMNAGATFVRLKGSKIGIERGADSLIDQMAKPLVMPEN
- a CDS encoding cupin domain-containing protein; its protein translation is MKPGAVSARHSHPNSEQTWLIEAGQGMLLLEDDQSIPLSAGEIVRTPPCVVHGIENTGEEALVYLAITTPPEDMRKYYEG